One stretch of Streptomyces agglomeratus DNA includes these proteins:
- a CDS encoding methyltransferase domain-containing protein → MGTPHVEMYAGARAALVRELAAAGALGDPAWRAAFTEVPRHLFVPYYFAAGPRGYQRLWGEDPDPQRRERWLRGVYSDTPLATRMSGGELVSSSSQPSLMAGMLEELDVRDGNAVLEIGAGTGYNAALLCHRLGDERVTTVDLDPEITESARRHLEAAGYRPAVVTGDGALGCPARAPFDRIVATCALPSVPRAWLAQCRPGARILAPLATGLIALDVRDTSHAEGHFLHTPAYFVPLRGGTAEPAPRQLGGLPRRALENDLFRFLLALTAGSLDPHEALTLWHREKRPPRERFGVTISEEGEWAWLDDPQGPYAWPLRAAA, encoded by the coding sequence ATGGGCACACCTCACGTGGAGATGTACGCCGGGGCCCGTGCGGCGCTGGTACGGGAGCTGGCGGCGGCCGGAGCCCTCGGCGACCCCGCCTGGCGCGCGGCCTTCACGGAGGTCCCGCGGCACCTGTTCGTGCCGTACTACTTCGCGGCCGGCCCGCGGGGCTACCAGCGGCTGTGGGGCGAGGACCCCGATCCGCAGCGGCGTGAGCGGTGGCTGCGGGGGGTCTACTCGGACACGCCACTGGCGACCCGCATGAGCGGGGGCGAGCTGGTCTCCTCCAGCAGCCAGCCGTCGCTGATGGCCGGGATGCTGGAGGAGCTGGACGTACGGGACGGGAACGCCGTGCTGGAGATCGGAGCGGGCACCGGCTACAACGCGGCGCTTCTCTGCCACCGTCTCGGCGACGAGCGGGTGACCACGGTCGACCTCGATCCGGAGATCACCGAGTCGGCGCGCAGGCACCTGGAGGCGGCCGGATACCGCCCGGCGGTCGTCACCGGCGACGGGGCGCTCGGCTGCCCGGCGCGGGCGCCCTTCGACCGGATCGTCGCGACCTGCGCCCTGCCGTCGGTGCCGCGCGCCTGGCTCGCGCAGTGCCGGCCGGGGGCGCGGATCCTGGCGCCGCTGGCGACGGGACTGATCGCGCTCGACGTACGGGACACGTCGCACGCGGAGGGGCATTTCCTGCACACTCCGGCGTACTTCGTCCCCCTGCGCGGCGGGACGGCGGAGCCGGCGCCCAGGCAACTGGGCGGGCTGCCGCGCCGGGCGCTGGAGAACGACCTGTTCCGGTTCCTCCTCGCCCTGACGGCGGGCAGCCTGGACCCGCACGAGGCGCTCACGCTGTGGCACCGGGAGAAACGGCCGCCCAGGGAGCGGTTCGGTGTCACGATCTCCGAAGAGGGGGAGTGGGCGTGGCTGGACGATCCGCAGGGGCCGTACGCGTGGCCGCTGCGGGCAGCTGCCTAG
- a CDS encoding FHA domain-containing protein: MPTCPNGHQSGSDDWCEVCGHRMAGAVPPPPPPPPAPGYGYPQGPGPGAPQGPGAAPGSGYGFPPPGPDATAQAEICPQCRTPREAMAPFCEECRWNYLTNTATSYTPVAPQNSRPGPGGPGPGAGLNLPPGFQAQQQGPPAPPGQAGQARDPYEYQPSRPSQMNRPAEPLAPEQSGGQAPPQAFQQQPPFQQQPGPPPSFQQQAPPAPPAPPRRDRGGDDDWMLPPPSQQQPPQQHQQQPPHQQSQPPQGQPQQQQPPQQHYQAPAPAAGWTATVGPDREYFMAMMQRSGPDAAGLNLPAYSPEQQRPLTGNQVTIGRRRHSTGEAPDIDLSVPPEDPGVSHQHAVLVQQPDGSWAVVDQNSTNGTTVNGAEDPIQPYVPVPLQDGDRVHVGAWTTITVRRG, encoded by the coding sequence ATGCCGACCTGCCCGAACGGACACCAGTCGGGATCCGACGACTGGTGCGAGGTCTGCGGCCATCGCATGGCCGGCGCCGTGCCGCCGCCTCCCCCGCCGCCGCCCGCCCCCGGCTACGGCTACCCGCAGGGCCCCGGCCCGGGTGCCCCCCAGGGCCCGGGAGCCGCCCCCGGCTCGGGCTACGGTTTCCCGCCGCCCGGCCCGGACGCCACCGCCCAGGCGGAGATCTGCCCGCAGTGCCGCACCCCGCGCGAGGCCATGGCCCCGTTCTGCGAGGAGTGCCGCTGGAACTACCTGACGAACACGGCGACCTCCTACACGCCGGTCGCCCCGCAGAACTCCCGCCCCGGTCCCGGTGGCCCCGGCCCCGGCGCCGGCCTCAACCTGCCGCCCGGCTTCCAGGCGCAGCAGCAAGGACCGCCTGCCCCTCCCGGGCAGGCGGGGCAGGCCCGGGATCCGTACGAGTACCAGCCCTCGCGCCCGTCGCAGATGAACCGGCCGGCCGAGCCGCTGGCGCCGGAGCAGTCCGGCGGGCAGGCGCCGCCGCAAGCCTTCCAGCAGCAGCCGCCGTTCCAGCAGCAGCCGGGTCCGCCGCCGTCGTTCCAGCAGCAGGCACCGCCCGCACCGCCGGCGCCCCCGCGGCGGGACCGCGGCGGTGACGACGACTGGATGCTCCCCCCGCCGTCGCAGCAGCAGCCACCGCAGCAGCACCAGCAGCAGCCGCCCCATCAGCAGTCACAGCCGCCGCAGGGGCAGCCCCAACAGCAGCAGCCCCCGCAGCAGCACTACCAGGCCCCCGCTCCGGCTGCCGGATGGACCGCGACCGTGGGTCCCGACCGCGAGTACTTCATGGCGATGATGCAGCGCAGCGGCCCCGACGCCGCTGGCCTCAACCTGCCCGCGTACTCGCCCGAGCAGCAGCGCCCGCTCACCGGCAACCAGGTCACCATCGGCCGCCGCCGCCACAGCACGGGCGAGGCACCGGACATCGACCTGTCCGTACCGCCGGAGGACCCGGGCGTGTCGCACCAGCACGCGGTCCTGGTCCAGCAGCCCGACGGCTCGTGGGCCGTCGTCGACCAGAACTCGACGAACGGCACGACCGTGAACGGCGCGGAGGACCCGATCCAGCCCTACGTCCCGGTACCGCTCCAGGACGGCGACCGCGTCCACGTGGGCGCCTGGACGACGATCACGGTCCGCCGGGGCTGA
- a CDS encoding vWA domain-containing protein: MANFAKSRVPQFSVDVYQNEYLPEGGRDVNAIVTVTSTGGGTSGAAALLTGAGASPAHIPAGQQPGVPNAAVVIMVDCSGSMEYPPTKMRNAREATAAAVDTLRDGVDFAVVGGTHQAKDIYPGNGRLATASAVTRAQAKEALSKLNAGGGTAISTWLRLADQLLAESDAPIRHGILLTDGRNEHESPRHLLNALEACAGRFTCDARGVGTDWDVKEVTGIASALLGTADIVADPRGLAADFTQMMENAMGKEVADVALRLWTPVGVEIKFVKQVAPVVEDLTGRRTEAGPRAGDYPTGSWGDESRDYHVCVRVPEAGIGQEMLAARVSLVLPDPSGGTPQTLSQGLVRAVWTDDMVASTSINPQVAHYTGQAELAQVIQQGLNARKSGDFDGATAKLGRAVQLAAASGNADTAKLLSKVVDVVDATTGTVRLKAKVAEADEMTLETRSTKTVRVKK; the protein is encoded by the coding sequence ATGGCCAACTTCGCCAAGTCCCGTGTGCCGCAGTTCTCCGTCGACGTGTACCAGAACGAGTACCTGCCGGAGGGCGGCCGTGACGTCAACGCGATCGTCACCGTGACCTCCACCGGGGGCGGCACGAGCGGCGCGGCCGCGCTCCTGACGGGGGCCGGGGCCTCTCCGGCGCACATACCGGCGGGACAGCAGCCCGGCGTGCCGAACGCCGCGGTCGTGATCATGGTCGACTGCTCGGGCTCGATGGAGTACCCGCCGACGAAGATGCGCAACGCGCGCGAGGCCACGGCGGCCGCCGTCGACACCTTGCGCGACGGCGTCGACTTCGCGGTGGTCGGCGGTACGCACCAGGCCAAGGACATCTATCCGGGCAACGGGCGCCTCGCGACGGCGAGCGCGGTGACCAGGGCGCAGGCCAAGGAGGCCCTGTCCAAGCTGAACGCGGGCGGCGGCACGGCGATCAGCACCTGGCTGCGGCTGGCCGACCAGCTGCTCGCCGAGTCGGACGCCCCGATCCGGCACGGCATCCTGCTGACCGACGGACGCAACGAGCACGAGTCCCCCAGACACCTCCTGAACGCGCTCGAAGCGTGTGCGGGCCGCTTCACCTGTGACGCGCGGGGCGTCGGTACGGACTGGGACGTCAAGGAGGTCACCGGCATCGCCTCGGCGCTGCTCGGCACGGCCGACATCGTCGCCGACCCGCGTGGCCTGGCGGCGGACTTCACGCAGATGATGGAGAACGCGATGGGCAAGGAGGTCGCGGACGTGGCGCTGCGGCTGTGGACGCCCGTCGGTGTGGAGATCAAGTTCGTCAAGCAGGTGGCGCCGGTGGTCGAGGACCTGACCGGGCGCCGTACCGAGGCGGGACCGCGCGCCGGGGACTACCCGACGGGCTCCTGGGGCGACGAGTCCCGCGACTACCACGTGTGCGTACGGGTGCCGGAGGCCGGTATCGGCCAGGAGATGCTGGCGGCCCGGGTCTCCCTCGTCCTCCCCGACCCTTCGGGCGGTACGCCGCAGACGCTCTCCCAGGGGCTCGTACGGGCAGTCTGGACGGACGACATGGTGGCGTCCACGTCCATCAACCCGCAGGTGGCGCACTACACAGGTCAGGCGGAACTGGCACAGGTCATCCAACAAGGTCTTAATGCCCGCAAGTCGGGTGATTTCGATGGAGCCACGGCGAAACTGGGGCGCGCGGTCCAGCTGGCGGCGGCTTCGGGGAACGCGGACACGGCGAAACTGCTTTCGAAGGTGGTGGATGTCGTCGACGCGACGACGGGTACTGTGCGACTCAAGGCGAAGGTCGCGGAGGCGGACGAGATGACCCTCGAAACGCGCTCGACCAAGACAGTTCGCGTCAAGAAGTAA
- a CDS encoding PP2C family protein-serine/threonine phosphatase, translating to MSQMRQPPAEPTCPGCVEPVESGDLFCGACGYDLAAVPRTPEDHPTVAITVAPPAAGGSAGPGPELPLAAVRYDDPPPAAPGIGDFELAAPVPPPAPVPAPAPAPGAQPEPQPVDPRCVAPEPAPAPGTAAKVCVACRTGRIDADGYCENCGHAQPRERDHMEQELDAVAAVSDRGLRHHRNEDAFAVSAAALPDGSPAVVAIVCDGVSSATRPDEASAAAATAANEALLESLPRGTHPQQAMHEAIVAAAESVNSLADETGPADPDPNRHTNAPACTLVGAIVASGLLVVGWVGDSRVYWVPDDRTAPPARLTEDDSWAAQMVAAGLMNEAEAYADERAHAITGWLGADAYELEPHTASFKPDRPGVVVVCTDGLWNYAEAAHEMARAAPADAAVRPLHCAQVLVGHALDGGGHDNVTVAVLPFAMPEQRAGSAYGTA from the coding sequence ATGTCGCAGATGCGCCAGCCGCCTGCTGAGCCGACCTGTCCCGGCTGCGTGGAGCCGGTGGAGTCCGGCGACTTGTTCTGCGGGGCCTGCGGGTACGACCTGGCAGCCGTCCCCCGGACGCCGGAGGACCACCCCACGGTGGCCATCACGGTGGCGCCACCGGCCGCCGGCGGCTCCGCCGGGCCCGGCCCCGAACTGCCGCTCGCGGCCGTACGGTACGACGATCCGCCTCCGGCGGCGCCCGGCATCGGCGACTTCGAGCTCGCGGCGCCGGTGCCGCCGCCCGCACCCGTACCCGCGCCCGCACCCGCGCCCGGCGCCCAGCCGGAGCCGCAGCCCGTCGACCCCCGCTGCGTCGCCCCGGAGCCGGCGCCCGCGCCGGGCACGGCCGCCAAGGTGTGCGTCGCGTGCCGGACCGGCCGGATCGACGCGGACGGTTACTGCGAGAACTGCGGCCACGCCCAGCCCCGCGAGCGCGACCACATGGAGCAGGAGCTGGACGCGGTCGCCGCCGTGAGCGACCGCGGGCTGCGCCACCACCGCAACGAGGACGCGTTCGCGGTCTCGGCGGCGGCCCTGCCCGACGGTTCGCCCGCCGTCGTCGCGATCGTCTGCGACGGCGTGTCGTCGGCGACCCGCCCCGACGAGGCGTCGGCCGCCGCCGCGACGGCCGCCAACGAGGCGCTCCTGGAGTCCCTGCCGCGCGGCACGCACCCGCAGCAGGCGATGCACGAGGCGATCGTCGCGGCGGCCGAGTCGGTCAACTCGCTGGCCGACGAGACCGGTCCCGCGGACCCCGACCCGAACCGCCACACGAACGCGCCCGCGTGCACCCTGGTCGGCGCGATCGTGGCGAGCGGTCTGCTGGTCGTCGGCTGGGTCGGCGACAGCCGCGTCTACTGGGTGCCCGACGACCGCACCGCGCCGCCGGCCCGCCTCACCGAGGACGATTCGTGGGCGGCCCAGATGGTGGCCGCGGGCCTGATGAACGAGGCGGAGGCGTACGCCGACGAGCGCGCCCACGCGATCACGGGCTGGCTCGGCGCCGACGCGTACGAACTGGAGCCGCACACCGCGTCGTTCAAGCCGGACCGGCCGGGCGTCGTGGTGGTGTGCACCGACGGCCTGTGGAACTACGCGGAAGCGGCGCACGAGATGGCGCGGGCCGCACCGGCCGATGCCGCCGTCCGGCCGCTGCACTGCGCCCAGGTGCTGGTGGGGCACGCGCTCGACGGCGGGGGCCACGACAACGTAACAGTGGCCGTGCTGCCGTTCGCCATGCCGGAGCAAAGGGCAGGATCGGCCTACGGCACGGCGTAA
- a CDS encoding serine/threonine-protein kinase, whose translation MSQCQRPGCEGSYEDMGGGEFYCDTCGLAPVVSATGSSRSERGRDLGAGMLSSPPTGMAAGGGRSAGGGDSSSARSGSRASARSSSRSSRSSTSRRSVSGRLSRSLSGTSASRSVSVRSSGAPSGSSGRNRLGAGLVSVPDVPRPDPQSAVMTNPEVPERKRFCSRSDCGAPVGRSRGDRKGRTEGFCTKCGHPYSFVPKLAAGDIVRGQYEVMGCLAHGGLGWVYLAVDRAVSDRWVVLKGLLDTGDQDAMAAAISERRFLAEIEHSNIVRIYNFVEHLDQRTGSLDGYIVMEYVGGKSLKEIANERRDPAGKRDPLPVEQACAYGIEALEALGHLHSRNLLYCDFKVDNAIQQQDQLKLIDMGAVRRMDDDESAIYGTVGYQAPEVAEVGPSVASDLYTVARTLAVLTFDFQGYTNVFVDSLPDPGHIEVFQRYESFYRLLVRATDPDPARRFASAAEMAEQLTGVLREVVALQTGRPRPALSTLFGPELRVPDTQLFAELTGDVSQLGGRVVPAGRRARRAAAGTPAVPAPSGGPGAGPVPLGPPAPGGRAGLAAVPAQGSASGAFPMVVAAAPAFGGPAPLGGGPGAAAVPGPGVPGAYGTTGAGAVAQGGGAGDGVAYPATQAAVPAPVTVPGAVAPPGAAPGVGPGGVPALSPYLAPLKAGATALALPVPRVDPDDPNAGFLAGLLASAPAELITALRSAPGDSVERRLRELRARLEMDERATAAEALHTLELEHPDDWRVVWYRGIASLVSGDNEHAALAFDAVYDAFPGEAAPKLALAVCAEVLGQLDNAAEYYRLVWATDPSYVSAAFGLARVQLAAGDRPGAVRTLESVPEASIHYTAARVAAVRARLRRRAPQDATLVDDLTAAAAQVEALEGFGLDAVRREQLSTEVLGMALDWVLSGGHGARPVRTALLGSQLDERGLRFGLERSYRVLARLAQRGEERIDLVERANRFRPRTWV comes from the coding sequence ATGAGCCAGTGTCAGCGCCCCGGATGCGAGGGCTCGTACGAGGACATGGGCGGCGGCGAGTTCTACTGCGACACGTGCGGGCTCGCGCCGGTCGTATCGGCGACGGGGTCGTCCCGGTCCGAGCGCGGTCGAGACCTCGGTGCGGGGATGCTGTCGTCGCCGCCGACCGGGATGGCGGCGGGCGGCGGCCGGAGCGCCGGGGGCGGCGACAGCTCGTCCGCGCGCAGCGGCTCGCGGGCCTCGGCGCGTTCCTCCTCCCGCTCGTCGCGGTCCTCGACGTCGCGCCGCTCGGTCTCCGGGCGCCTCTCCCGCTCCCTGTCGGGCACCTCCGCGTCCCGTTCGGTCTCGGTCCGCAGCTCGGGCGCGCCGTCCGGGTCCTCCGGGCGCAACCGGCTGGGCGCGGGGCTGGTGTCGGTCCCGGACGTGCCGCGCCCGGACCCGCAGTCCGCGGTGATGACGAACCCCGAGGTCCCGGAACGCAAGCGGTTCTGCTCGCGCTCCGACTGCGGTGCTCCGGTGGGGCGTTCGCGCGGGGACAGGAAGGGCCGTACGGAAGGCTTCTGCACGAAGTGCGGCCACCCGTACTCCTTCGTGCCGAAGCTGGCCGCCGGCGACATCGTGCGCGGCCAGTACGAGGTCATGGGCTGCCTGGCGCACGGCGGCCTCGGCTGGGTCTATCTGGCGGTCGACCGCGCGGTGTCCGACCGGTGGGTGGTGCTCAAGGGGCTGCTCGACACGGGTGACCAGGACGCGATGGCGGCGGCGATCTCGGAGCGGCGCTTCCTCGCCGAGATCGAGCACTCCAACATCGTCCGCATCTACAACTTCGTCGAGCACCTCGACCAGCGCACCGGCTCCCTGGACGGCTACATCGTCATGGAGTACGTCGGCGGCAAGTCGCTCAAGGAGATCGCCAACGAGCGACGCGACCCGGCGGGCAAGCGCGATCCGCTGCCCGTCGAGCAGGCGTGCGCGTACGGCATCGAGGCACTGGAGGCACTGGGCCACCTGCACAGCCGCAATCTGCTGTACTGCGACTTCAAGGTCGACAACGCCATCCAGCAGCAGGACCAGCTCAAGCTCATCGACATGGGCGCGGTCCGGCGGATGGACGACGACGAGAGCGCGATCTACGGCACGGTGGGCTACCAGGCGCCCGAGGTCGCGGAGGTCGGCCCGTCCGTCGCCTCCGACCTCTACACGGTGGCGCGCACGCTGGCCGTGCTGACCTTCGACTTCCAGGGCTATACGAACGTCTTCGTGGACAGCCTGCCCGACCCCGGCCACATCGAGGTCTTCCAGCGGTACGAGTCGTTCTACCGGCTGCTGGTCCGGGCGACCGACCCCGATCCGGCGCGGCGGTTCGCGTCGGCGGCGGAGATGGCGGAGCAGCTGACGGGCGTGCTGCGGGAGGTCGTGGCGCTCCAGACGGGGCGGCCGCGTCCGGCCCTCTCGACGCTGTTCGGACCGGAACTGCGGGTGCCGGACACGCAGTTGTTCGCGGAGCTGACGGGAGATGTCTCGCAGCTGGGCGGCCGGGTCGTCCCGGCGGGCCGGCGCGCGCGGCGCGCGGCGGCGGGCACCCCTGCCGTACCGGCGCCCAGTGGCGGCCCGGGCGCGGGGCCCGTTCCGCTCGGGCCACCCGCTCCCGGCGGGCGTGCGGGTCTGGCAGCCGTCCCGGCCCAGGGCTCGGCGAGCGGCGCGTTCCCCATGGTGGTGGCAGCCGCCCCGGCCTTCGGGGGCCCCGCGCCCCTGGGCGGCGGTCCGGGCGCGGCGGCCGTCCCCGGGCCTGGTGTGCCCGGCGCGTACGGGACCACGGGCGCCGGGGCCGTGGCGCAGGGCGGCGGCGCCGGGGACGGTGTGGCGTACCCCGCCACCCAGGCGGCCGTCCCGGCTCCGGTCACCGTGCCGGGAGCCGTCGCGCCTCCGGGGGCCGCTCCCGGGGTCGGGCCCGGCGGCGTACCCGCGCTGTCCCCGTACCTGGCGCCGCTGAAGGCCGGGGCGACCGCGCTCGCGCTGCCGGTGCCGCGCGTCGACCCGGACGACCCCAACGCCGGGTTCCTCGCCGGCCTGCTCGCGTCCGCGCCCGCGGAGCTCATCACCGCGCTCCGGTCCGCCCCGGGCGACTCCGTCGAGCGCCGGCTGCGCGAGCTGCGGGCCCGGCTGGAGATGGACGAACGGGCGACCGCCGCCGAGGCGTTGCACACCCTGGAGCTTGAGCACCCCGACGACTGGCGGGTCGTCTGGTACCGCGGGATCGCCTCCCTCGTGTCGGGCGACAACGAGCACGCCGCGCTGGCTTTCGACGCGGTCTACGACGCGTTCCCCGGCGAGGCCGCGCCCAAGCTCGCCCTGGCCGTGTGCGCCGAAGTCCTCGGTCAGCTCGACAACGCCGCCGAGTACTACCGCCTCGTCTGGGCCACCGACCCGAGTTACGTGAGCGCCGCCTTCGGGCTGGCCAGGGTGCAGCTCGCCGCCGGTGACCGGCCCGGGGCCGTACGGACGCTGGAGTCCGTGCCCGAGGCGTCGATCCACTACACGGCCGCCCGCGTCGCCGCCGTACGGGCGCGCCTTCGCCGGCGCGCACCCCAGGACGCGACCCTCGTCGACGACCTGACGGCGGCCGCCGCCCAGGTGGAGGCCCTGGAAGGCTTCGGACTCGACGCCGTCCGCCGGGAGCAGCTGTCCACCGAGGTGCTGGGCATGGCGCTGGACTGGGTACTCTCCGGTGGGCACGGGGCTCGCCCCGTGCGGACCGCGCTGCTCGGCAGCCAACTGGACGAGCGTGGCCTGCGCTTCGGTCTGGAGCGCTCGTACCGGGTACTTGCCCGGCTCGCCCAGCGCGGCGAGGAGAGGATCGACCTGGTGGAACGGGCCAACCGTTTCCGCCCCCGGACCTGGGTGTGA
- a CDS encoding glutamate ABC transporter substrate-binding protein has product MSGTGSGAGAGPRTGVGSRLRGWGGVAGMAAACALTAAVTLLPLSHGAGDGQGEAGGRSVARAVTARADTCEEPERSLRPSTADGPAIEKIKARGKLIAGVDQNSFRWGYRNPATGDLEGFDIDLVRAVAKDILGDPDKVIYRAIPTNQRVLALREDKVDVVVRTMTVNCSRIKDVAFSTAYFQAGQQVLAPKKSAVKGYDASLAGRKVCTAKGSTAYDALAAKSFGAKFEGLTVSSQLDCLVRLQLGEVDAVVTDNALAAGQAAQDPAVELKGEPFTQEYYGIAVKLGSDDLVRRLNHVLDDYREGGDDGPWMKAYGKWLKDDLPGIEKPPEPKYRDN; this is encoded by the coding sequence GTGAGCGGAACGGGCAGCGGAGCCGGGGCCGGGCCCCGGACCGGCGTGGGCAGCAGGCTGCGCGGCTGGGGCGGCGTGGCCGGGATGGCCGCGGCCTGTGCGCTGACGGCCGCGGTGACCCTGCTGCCGCTGTCCCACGGTGCCGGGGACGGTCAGGGCGAGGCCGGGGGGCGGAGTGTGGCGCGCGCGGTGACCGCGCGGGCGGACACCTGCGAGGAACCGGAGCGCAGTCTGCGTCCGTCGACGGCGGACGGTCCCGCGATCGAGAAGATCAAGGCACGGGGCAAGCTGATCGCGGGCGTCGACCAGAACAGCTTCCGCTGGGGCTACCGCAATCCGGCCACCGGTGACCTCGAAGGCTTCGACATCGACCTGGTGCGCGCCGTGGCGAAGGACATCCTCGGCGACCCCGACAAGGTCATCTACCGCGCCATACCCACCAATCAGCGCGTCCTCGCCCTCCGGGAGGACAAGGTCGACGTCGTCGTCAGGACGATGACCGTCAACTGCTCGCGGATCAAGGACGTCGCGTTCTCGACGGCGTACTTCCAGGCGGGCCAGCAGGTGCTCGCCCCGAAGAAGTCGGCCGTCAAGGGGTACGACGCCTCGCTGGCCGGCCGGAAGGTCTGCACGGCGAAGGGCTCCACGGCGTACGACGCGCTGGCCGCGAAGTCGTTCGGCGCGAAGTTCGAGGGACTGACCGTGTCCAGCCAGCTGGACTGCCTGGTGCGGCTCCAGTTGGGCGAGGTCGACGCGGTGGTGACGGACAACGCCCTGGCGGCGGGCCAGGCGGCGCAGGACCCGGCGGTCGAGCTCAAGGGCGAACCGTTTACTCAGGAGTACTACGGCATCGCGGTGAAGCTCGGCAGCGACGACCTCGTACGCCGGCTGAACCACGTGCTCGACGACTACCGCGAGGGCGGCGACGACGGCCCGTGGATGAAGGCGTACGGCAAATGGCTGAAGGACGACCTGCCGGGCATAGAGAAGCCGCCGGAGCCGAAGTACCGGGACAATTGA
- a CDS encoding N-acetylglucosamine kinase: MGVNGALSTGVVAIDAGNSKTDVAVVGADGSVLATSRGGGFQPPVVGVAAAVDALARTVGRALAEAGVTGADHVSACLANADLPVEEEELAAAVHARGWGRTTEVRNDTFAILRAGVDEPRGVAVVCGAGINCVGMLPDGRTARFPAIGRLSGDWGGGGGLADEAIWFAARAEDGRGERTELAHALPAHFGLPSMYALIEALHLGRIAPARRHELAPVLFAVASEGDRVARSVVYRQAEEVVAMSTVALGRLGLLTEEAPVLLGGSVLAARHPLLDDRVTALMADRAPKAVLRVVTAPPVLGAALLGLDRTGAPAGAHERLRAHYA; encoded by the coding sequence GTGGGCGTGAACGGGGCCTTGAGCACGGGCGTTGTCGCCATCGACGCGGGCAACAGCAAGACGGACGTGGCAGTGGTCGGGGCGGACGGTTCGGTCCTGGCCACGTCTCGCGGCGGAGGTTTCCAGCCGCCGGTGGTGGGGGTCGCGGCGGCGGTCGACGCGCTGGCCCGGACGGTCGGCCGGGCGCTGGCCGAGGCGGGGGTGACGGGCGCCGATCACGTCTCGGCGTGCCTCGCCAACGCCGACCTGCCGGTGGAGGAGGAGGAACTGGCGGCAGCGGTCCACGCGCGCGGGTGGGGGCGTACGACGGAGGTCCGCAACGACACCTTCGCGATCCTGCGGGCGGGGGTGGACGAGCCGCGCGGTGTCGCGGTGGTGTGCGGTGCCGGCATCAACTGCGTCGGCATGCTGCCGGACGGGCGCACCGCCCGCTTCCCCGCGATCGGCCGGCTGTCCGGCGACTGGGGCGGTGGCGGTGGTCTGGCGGACGAGGCGATCTGGTTCGCGGCGCGGGCGGAGGACGGCCGGGGCGAGCGCACGGAGCTGGCGCACGCGCTTCCGGCGCACTTCGGGCTGCCGTCGATGTACGCGCTGATCGAGGCGCTGCATCTGGGGCGGATCGCGCCGGCGCGGCGGCACGAACTCGCCCCGGTGCTCTTCGCGGTGGCCTCGGAGGGGGACCGGGTCGCCCGGTCGGTCGTGTACCGCCAGGCGGAGGAGGTCGTGGCGATGTCCACGGTGGCGCTCGGGCGTCTGGGGCTGCTCACGGAGGAGGCGCCGGTGCTGCTGGGCGGCAGTGTCCTGGCGGCCCGCCACCCGCTGCTGGACGACCGCGTCACGGCGCTGATGGCGGACCGCGCGCCGAAGGCGGTCCTGCGCGTGGTGACGGCGCCACCGGTCCTGGGCGCGGCCCTGCTCGGCCTGGACCGCACCGGGGCCCCGGCGGGGGCTCATGAGCGATTGCGCGCCCATTACGCGTGA